A window from Malania oleifera isolate guangnan ecotype guangnan chromosome 7, ASM2987363v1, whole genome shotgun sequence encodes these proteins:
- the LOC131159421 gene encoding cytochrome c oxidase assembly protein COX15 isoform X1 codes for MFESRVISILRRNKSLNWISGVRGSSSSSCRALNEPSLNLCRCFSSKTAGITMCFRPKNFCYGVRTLPPKVKIFRGFYAQSWRNMSTTATLGIENKNGLKILVTAGSRAQKMVGIWLFGSAAWVFSMVILGGVTRLTRSGLSMTDWKFTGTLPPLSDEDWLLEFEKYKQSPEYKRVNKGMTIEDFKFIYWMEYAHRMWGRGLGIMFALPFSYFLRKGYITVRLGLRLSALFALGAGQGLVGWWMVKSGLEEPVSEYVQPRVSPYRLAAHLTSAFIIYCGLFWTALSVVMPEPPTETIAWVRGAAKVRRLALPVSLLTGITAVSGAFVAGNDAGHAYNTFPKMGDTYIPDDIFSMKPLMRNFFENTSTVQLDHRILATATLTSICFLWWKTRKLDVHPAVRSLIGSTMGMAALQVTLGISTLLSYVPVSLGTAHQAGALTLLTLMILLNHTVRRPSLALLKSLPSVPRTT; via the exons ATGTTTGAGAGTAGAGTGATTTCGATTCTGAGAAGGAACAAATCCCTTAATTGGATATCCGGCGTGAGGGGCTCATCCTCCTCGTCATGTAGGGCTCTGAATGAACCCTCACTAAACCTTTGCAGATGCTTCTCTTCTAAGACTGCTGGTATTACTATGTGCTTCAGACCAAAGAATTTCTGCTATGGCGTCAGAACTCTTCCTCCTAAG GTCAAAATTTTTAGGGGCTTTTATGCCCAATCATGGAGGAATATGTCCACCACAGCCACTCTTGGTATAGAAAACAAGAATGGCTTGAAAATCCTGGTAACTGCAGGGTCCCGAGCCCAGAAAATGGTTGGAATATGGCTTTTTGGTTCTGCTGCATGGGTGTTTAGTATGGTGATACTTGGTGGTGTGACACGGCTTACTCGATCTGGTCTTTCTATGACTGACTGGAAGTTCACTGGTACCCTTCCTCCTCTGTCTGATGAAGACTGGTTGCTTGAGTTTGAGAAATATAAGCAATCCCCTGAGTATAAGCG TGTGAACAAAGGTATGACCATTGAagattttaaattcatatattggATGGAATATGCACACCGCATGTGGGGAAGGGGACTGGGTATCATGTTTGCTCTGCCATTTTCATATTTTCTCCGTAAAGGATATATTACTGTACGACTTGGACTGAGGCTTTCTGCTTTATTTGCCCTTGGTGCTGGGCAGGGCTTAGTTGGCTGGTGGATGGTTAAAAGTGGGTTGGAG GAGCCAGTGTCTGAATACGTTCAGCCAAGAGTGAGTCCTTATCGTCTTGCAGCTCATCTTACTTCAGCATTTATTATATACTGTGGCCTTTTCTGGACTGCTCTTTCAGTTGTCATGCCTGAACCTCCAACTGAAACCATTGCTTGGGTTCGCGGGGCAGCCAAAGTTAGGAGACTTGCACTTCCTGTAAGCCTGCTTACTGGCATTACGGCTGTCTCTGGAGCATTTGTTGCAGGAAATGATGCT GGCCACGCATATAATACTTTTCCAAAGATGGGTGATACATATATTCCAGATGATATCTTTAGCATGAAGCCGCTCATGCGTAACTTCTTTGAGAATACTTCAACTGTGCAG CTCGATCATCGTATCCTGGCAACTGCAACCTTGACTTCAATTTGCTTTCTATGGTGGAAAACAAGAAAATTGGACGTACATCCAGCAGTACGATCCCTGATTGGAAGCACCATGGGAATGGCTGCCCTTCAG GTCACATTAGGGATATCAACGCTTTTATCATATGTCCCTGTTTCTCTTGGCACTGCACATCAGGCTGGAGCTTTAACACTTTTAACACTTATGATTCTGCTCAATCACACTGTGCGGAGGCCATCATTGGCCCTTCTCAAGTCTCTGCCATCGGTTCCAAGAACAACTTAA
- the LOC131159421 gene encoding cytochrome c oxidase assembly protein COX15 isoform X2 encodes MFESRVISILRRNKSLNWISGVRGSSSSSCRALNEPSLNLCRCFSSKTAGITMCFRPKNFCYGVRTLPPKVKIFRGFYAQSWRNMSTTATLGIENKNGLKILVTAGSRAQKMVGIWLFGSAAWVFSMVILGGVTRLTRSGLSMTDWKFTGTLPPLSDEDWLLEFEKYKQSPEYKRVNKGMTIEDFKFIYWMEYAHRMWGRGLGIMFALPFSYFLRKGYITVRLGLRLSALFALGAGQGLVGWWMVKSGLEEPVSEYVQPRVSPYRLAAHLTSAFIIYCGLFWTALSVVMPEPPTETIAWVRGAAKVRRLALPVSLLTGITAVSGAFVAGNDAGHAYNTFPKMGDTYIPDDIFSMKPLMRNFFENTSTVQVTLGISTLLSYVPVSLGTAHQAGALTLLTLMILLNHTVRRPSLALLKSLPSVPRTT; translated from the exons ATGTTTGAGAGTAGAGTGATTTCGATTCTGAGAAGGAACAAATCCCTTAATTGGATATCCGGCGTGAGGGGCTCATCCTCCTCGTCATGTAGGGCTCTGAATGAACCCTCACTAAACCTTTGCAGATGCTTCTCTTCTAAGACTGCTGGTATTACTATGTGCTTCAGACCAAAGAATTTCTGCTATGGCGTCAGAACTCTTCCTCCTAAG GTCAAAATTTTTAGGGGCTTTTATGCCCAATCATGGAGGAATATGTCCACCACAGCCACTCTTGGTATAGAAAACAAGAATGGCTTGAAAATCCTGGTAACTGCAGGGTCCCGAGCCCAGAAAATGGTTGGAATATGGCTTTTTGGTTCTGCTGCATGGGTGTTTAGTATGGTGATACTTGGTGGTGTGACACGGCTTACTCGATCTGGTCTTTCTATGACTGACTGGAAGTTCACTGGTACCCTTCCTCCTCTGTCTGATGAAGACTGGTTGCTTGAGTTTGAGAAATATAAGCAATCCCCTGAGTATAAGCG TGTGAACAAAGGTATGACCATTGAagattttaaattcatatattggATGGAATATGCACACCGCATGTGGGGAAGGGGACTGGGTATCATGTTTGCTCTGCCATTTTCATATTTTCTCCGTAAAGGATATATTACTGTACGACTTGGACTGAGGCTTTCTGCTTTATTTGCCCTTGGTGCTGGGCAGGGCTTAGTTGGCTGGTGGATGGTTAAAAGTGGGTTGGAG GAGCCAGTGTCTGAATACGTTCAGCCAAGAGTGAGTCCTTATCGTCTTGCAGCTCATCTTACTTCAGCATTTATTATATACTGTGGCCTTTTCTGGACTGCTCTTTCAGTTGTCATGCCTGAACCTCCAACTGAAACCATTGCTTGGGTTCGCGGGGCAGCCAAAGTTAGGAGACTTGCACTTCCTGTAAGCCTGCTTACTGGCATTACGGCTGTCTCTGGAGCATTTGTTGCAGGAAATGATGCT GGCCACGCATATAATACTTTTCCAAAGATGGGTGATACATATATTCCAGATGATATCTTTAGCATGAAGCCGCTCATGCGTAACTTCTTTGAGAATACTTCAACTGTGCAG GTCACATTAGGGATATCAACGCTTTTATCATATGTCCCTGTTTCTCTTGGCACTGCACATCAGGCTGGAGCTTTAACACTTTTAACACTTATGATTCTGCTCAATCACACTGTGCGGAGGCCATCATTGGCCCTTCTCAAGTCTCTGCCATCGGTTCCAAGAACAACTTAA